The proteins below come from a single Oerskovia jenensis genomic window:
- a CDS encoding DUF1801 domain-containing protein has protein sequence MATDNKTRPHDGDVDAFLATVTHTVRRRDADTLLALMQRVTGEPPVMWGPSIIGFGQYHYEYASGRQGDAGAAGFSPRKAASTVYLPDGTAAHQDLLDRLGPHTASLVCVYLKDLSANDLDVLEEIVRRSYAAVTAGTFTQRASDSSS, from the coding sequence ATGGCCACGGACAACAAGACCCGCCCGCACGACGGCGACGTGGACGCGTTCCTCGCGACCGTCACCCACACGGTCCGCCGTCGTGACGCGGACACGCTGCTCGCCCTCATGCAGCGGGTCACGGGGGAACCGCCCGTGATGTGGGGGCCGTCGATCATCGGGTTCGGCCAGTACCACTACGAGTACGCGAGCGGCCGCCAGGGCGACGCGGGGGCGGCCGGCTTCTCGCCGCGCAAGGCCGCGTCCACGGTCTACCTGCCCGACGGGACGGCCGCGCACCAGGATCTGCTGGACCGCCTCGGCCCGCACACCGCAAGCCTCGTGTGCGTGTACCTCAAGGACCTGTCGGCCAACGACCTCGACGTCCTGGAGGAGATCGTGCGCCGCTCCTACGCCGCCGTGACGGCGGGCACGTTCACGCAGCGAGCGAGCGACTCCTCGTCCTGA